A DNA window from Brassica napus cultivar Da-Ae chromosome A4, Da-Ae, whole genome shotgun sequence contains the following coding sequences:
- the LOC106447012 gene encoding B-box zinc finger protein 25-like isoform X1, translated as MKIQCDVCEKAPATLICCADEAALCASCDVEVHAANKLASKHQRLFLDSLSTKFPPCDICLEKAAFIFCVEDRALLCRDCDEATHAPNTRSANHQRFLATGIRVALSSTSCSKEVEMNHFDPPNQQILSKPTIQQSAAPSPPWASDEFFRYSDLECSNKQKEPLDLGELDWLSEMGFFGDQPDQEALPAAEVPELAVSHLPHVHSYNRPMKFNVSNKKPRLEIRYDDDNEHHFLVPDIG; from the exons atgaagatACAGTGTGATGTATGTGAGAAAGCTCCTGCTACACTGATATGTTGTGCTGATGAGGCTGCTTTGTGCGCTAGTTGCGACGTTGAGGTTCATGCAGCCAATAAGCTCGCTAGCAAACACCAACGCCTTTTTCTTGACTCTCTCTCCACCAAGTTCCCTCCCTGCGACATCTGCCTT GAGAAGGCAGCTTTCATATTCTGTGTTGAGGATAGAGCTCTTCTCTGTAGAGACTGCGATGAGGCGACCCATGCGCCTAATACTCGCTCTGCTAACCACCAGAGGTTCTTGGCTACTGGAATTCGAGTCGCTTTGAGTTCCACTAGCTGCAGCAAAGAAGTGGAGATGAATCATTTCGACCCACCTAACCAGCAGATTCTCTCTAAACCAACAATTCAACAGTCTGCTGCTCCATCTCCTCCATGGGCTAGCGATGAGTTCTTCCGTTACTCTGATCTTGAGTGCAGTAACAAG CAGAAAGAGCCGCTTGATCTTGGTGAGCTGGACTGGCTTTCAGAGATGGGTTTCTTTGGGGACCAGCCTGATCAAGAAGCTCTACCGGCAGCTGAAGTTCCGGAGCTTGCGGTTTCACATTTGCCTCATGTTCATTCCTACAATAGACCCATGAAGTTCAATGTTTCCAACAAGAAGCCCAGGCTTGAGATTCggtatgatgatgataatgaacATCATTTCCTTGTCCCTGATATAGGCTAA
- the LOC106447012 gene encoding B-box zinc finger protein 25-like isoform X2 produces the protein MKIQCDVCEKAPATLICCADEAALCASCDVEVHAANKLASKHQRLFLDSLSTKFPPCDICLEKAAFIFCVEDRALLCRDCDEATHAPNTRSANHQRFLATGIRVALSSTSCSKEVEMNHFDPPNQQILSKPTIQQSAAPSPPWASDEFFRYSDLECSNKKEPLDLGELDWLSEMGFFGDQPDQEALPAAEVPELAVSHLPHVHSYNRPMKFNVSNKKPRLEIRYDDDNEHHFLVPDIG, from the exons atgaagatACAGTGTGATGTATGTGAGAAAGCTCCTGCTACACTGATATGTTGTGCTGATGAGGCTGCTTTGTGCGCTAGTTGCGACGTTGAGGTTCATGCAGCCAATAAGCTCGCTAGCAAACACCAACGCCTTTTTCTTGACTCTCTCTCCACCAAGTTCCCTCCCTGCGACATCTGCCTT GAGAAGGCAGCTTTCATATTCTGTGTTGAGGATAGAGCTCTTCTCTGTAGAGACTGCGATGAGGCGACCCATGCGCCTAATACTCGCTCTGCTAACCACCAGAGGTTCTTGGCTACTGGAATTCGAGTCGCTTTGAGTTCCACTAGCTGCAGCAAAGAAGTGGAGATGAATCATTTCGACCCACCTAACCAGCAGATTCTCTCTAAACCAACAATTCAACAGTCTGCTGCTCCATCTCCTCCATGGGCTAGCGATGAGTTCTTCCGTTACTCTGATCTTGAGTGCAGTAACAAG AAAGAGCCGCTTGATCTTGGTGAGCTGGACTGGCTTTCAGAGATGGGTTTCTTTGGGGACCAGCCTGATCAAGAAGCTCTACCGGCAGCTGAAGTTCCGGAGCTTGCGGTTTCACATTTGCCTCATGTTCATTCCTACAATAGACCCATGAAGTTCAATGTTTCCAACAAGAAGCCCAGGCTTGAGATTCggtatgatgatgataatgaacATCATTTCCTTGTCCCTGATATAGGCTAA
- the LOC106447010 gene encoding probable transcription factor PosF21 → MDKEKSPAPPCGGGGRLPPPSPSGRSSPFSDANRLSHDMSRMLEHPPKKIGHRRAHSEILTLPDDLSFDFDLGVVGGSADVPSFSDDTEGGDLMSMYLDMDKFNSSTATSSAQVGEPSRTAWKNESVMPQNSFGERPRVRHQHSHSMDGSLNISEMLVSGNEDDSVVDAKKSMSAAKLAELALVDPKRAKRIWANRQSAARSKERKTRYIFELERKVQTLQTEATTLSAQLTLLQRDANGLTVENNELKLRLQTMEQRVQLQDELNEALKEEIHHLKALTGQVASNGASSAMNYGSFGSNQQFYSNNQTMLAAQQLQQLQIHSQKQQQQQRFQFQQQQQQQFLHHRLGQQEQQNGSAEMRKQKPDQMES, encoded by the exons ATGGATAAAGAGAAATCTCCAGCACCACCTTGTGGAGGTGGAGGTCGTCTCCCTCCTCCATCTCCCTCAGGTCGCTCCTCACCCTTCTCAGACGCTAACAGGTTGAGCCACGATATGAGCCGTATGCTAGAACACCCGCCTAAGAAGATTGGTCACCGTCGAGCTCATTCGGAGATCCTCACTCTCCCTGATGACTTGAGCTTTGATTTTGATCTTGGTGTGGTTGGTGGTAGTGCTGATGTGCCTTCTTTCTCCGATGACACTGAAGGAGGAGACTTGATGTCTATGTATCTTGATATGGATAAGTTTAACTCTTCTACTGCTACTTCCTCGGCTCAAGTGGGGGAGCCGTCAAGAACTGCTTGGAAAAATGAGTCGGTGATGCCTCAGAATAGTTTTGGTGAAAGGCCGAGAGTTAGGCATCAGCATAGTCACTCTATGGATGGATCTTTGAACATTAGTGAGATGCTTGTGTCTGGAAATGAAGATGATTCTGTAGTTGATGCCAAGAAGTCCATGTCTGCTGCTAAACTCGCTGAGCTTGCTCTCGTCGATCCAAAACGTGCTAAGAG GATATGGGCAAACAGGCAGTCCGCGGCAAGGTCAAAAGAAAGGAAGACGAGATACATATTTGAGCTTGAGAGGAAAGTGCAGACTTTGCAAACAGAAGCTACAACTCTCTCAGCTCAGCTGACTCTCTTACAG AGAGATGCAAATGGTTTGACTGTTGAAAACAACGAGCTGAAGCTGCGGTTGCAAACAATGGAGCAGCGGGTTCAGTTGCAGGATG AACTAAACGAAGCTCTTAAGGAGGAAATCCATCATCTGAAGGCGCTGACTGGCCAAGTTGCCTCAAACGGTGCATCATCAGCGATGAACTATGGTTCGTTTGGATCAAACCAGCAATTCTATTCCAACAATCAGACAATGTTAGCCGCACAACAGCTCCAGCAACTGCAGATTCATTCACAgaaacagcaacaacaacagcgGTTTCAGTTTCAACAGCAACAGCAGCAGCAGTTTCTGCATCATCGCCTTGGACAGCAGGAGCAACAAAATGGAAGTGCGGAGATGAGAAAACAGAAGCCAGACCAGATGGAGAGCTGA
- the LOC106447009 gene encoding delta-9 acyl-lipid desaturase 2-like encodes MSVTTTVEENHRKDPSSPEKEAEKRKQRWAFWGRKWRRLDYFKLTASLFVHSMALLAPFYFSWSALWVTFLFYTIGGLGITVSYHRNLAHRSFKVPKWLEYLLAYCALLAIQGDPIDWVSTHRYHHQFTDSERDPHSPKEGFWFSHLLWIYDSAYLVTKCGRRTNVDDLKRQWFYRFLQKTVLFHILGLGIILFYLGGMSFVTWGMGVGAALEVHVTCLINSLCHVWGTRTWKTNDTSRNVWWLSVFSFGESWHNNHHAFESSARQGLEWWQIDISWYIVRFLEIIGLAYDVKLPTESQRRRMAIVR; translated from the exons ATGTCGGTGACAACTACGGTGGAGGAGAACCATCGGAAAGATCCTTCATCACCGGAGAAAGAGGCGGAGAAGAGGAAGCAGAGATGGGCGTTTTGGGGGAGAAAGTGGAGGAGATTAGATTATTTCAAACTCACGGCTTCATTGTTTGTGCATTCGATGGCTCTCTTGGCTCCGTTCTATTTCAGCTGGTCAGCACTTTGGGTTACCTTTTTGTTTTATACGATTGGTGGTCTCGGTATTACGGTGTCGTATCACCGGAACTTGGCTCACCGGAGTTTCAAAGTCCCTAAATGGCTCGAGTATCTCTTGGCCTATTGTGCCCTTCTCGCCATTCAG ggAGATCCGATTGATTGGGTGAGCACTCATCGATATCATCACCAATTCACGGATTCAGAACGAGATCCACATAGCCCTAAGGAAGGCTTTTGGTTTAGTCATCTCCTATGGATTTATGATTCCGCATATCTCGTTACAAAG TGTGGAAGAAGAACAAACGTGGACGATTTGAAGAGGCAATGGTTCTATAGGTTTCTTCAAAAGACAGTGCTGTTTCACATTCTAGGACTTGGTATCATTCTCTTCTACCTCGGTGGCATGTCCTTCGTTACTTGGGGAATG GGGGTAGGAGCAGCACTGGAGGTGCACGTGACTTGTCTCATAAACTCACTATGCCATGTCTGGGGCACTCGAACTTGGAAGACAAATGACACTTCTCGTAATGTTTG GTGGCTATCGGTATTTTCATTTGGAGAAAGTTGGCACAACAATCACCATGCTTTCGAGTCGTCGGCTAGACAAGGACTTGAATGGTGGCAAATCGACATTTCCTGGTACATTGTCCGGTTTCTTGAGATTATCGGTTTAGCATATGACGTGAAACTGCCAACGGAATCTCAGCGACGTCGTATGGCTATTGTTCGTTGA